The Euleptes europaea isolate rEulEur1 chromosome 2, rEulEur1.hap1, whole genome shotgun sequence genome has a segment encoding these proteins:
- the TMEM9 gene encoding proton-transporting V-type ATPase complex assembly regulator TMEM9, which produces MKFLSLAAVIWCVLVPPSEATKSFEDIRCKCICPPYRNISGQIYKKNVSQKDCNCLHVVEPMPVPGNDVEAYCLLCECKYEERSTTTIKFIIIIYLSVVGALLLYMAFLMLVDPLIRKPDAYTQPLRNEEESEDAHSLAAVRPSASTRANTVLERVEGAQQRWKRQVQEQRKTVFDRHKMLS; this is translated from the exons ATGAAATTCTTGTCTCTTGCTGCCGTTATCTGGTGTGTCCTAGTACCGCCATCTGAGGCCACCAAG AGCTTTGAGGACATCCGCTGCAAGTGCATCTGCCCCCCATACAGGAACATCAGCGGGCAAATTTATAAGAAGAATGTGTCACAGAAAGACTG TAACTGCCTGCACGTGGTGGAACCAATGCCCGTGCCAGGAAATGATGTTGAAGCCTACTGCCTGCtatgtgagtgcaagtatgaaGAACGGAGCACCACCACCATCAAG TTCATAATCATCATTTACCTCTCGGTGGTTGGAGCCCTGCTTCTCTACATGGCCTTTCTGATGCTGGTTGACCCCTTGATCCGCAAGCCCGACGCCTACACCCAGCCACTGCGCAACGAGGAAGAGAGCGAG GATGCCCATTCGTTGGCAGCCGTGCGACCTTCTGCCAGCACCAGGGCAAACACGGTGCTGGAGAGAGTGGAAGGAGCTCAGCAACGGTGGAAGCGTCAGGTGCAGGAGCAGAGGAAGACTGTCTTTGATCGGCACAAAATGCTCAGTTAG